A single window of Lepisosteus oculatus isolate fLepOcu1 chromosome 29, fLepOcu1.hap2, whole genome shotgun sequence DNA harbors:
- the c29h19orf25 gene encoding UPF0449 protein C19orf25 homolog — MGSKSKKRVILPTRPDPPTVDQILEDVGRASPSDPVFTMFQDCSQDCGTAAEGEVESRYLQSRRYLEWVEQLQEAQAQLAARRGELHLAGERLEQTVAEVRGRAL; from the exons ATGGGCTCTAAGAGTAAGAAGCGAGTAATTCTGCCAACGCGCCCTGATCCGCCCACCGTCGACCAGATCCTGGAGGACGTTGGCAGGGCCTCTCCTAGCGACCCGGTCTTTACCATGTTTCAGGACTGCTCACAAG ATTGTGGGACAGCGGCGGAGGGAGAGGTGGAGAGCCGATACCTGCAGAGCCGGAGGTACCTGGAGTGGGTCGAGCAGCTGCAGGAGGCCCAGGCGCAGCTGGCCGCCCGGAGGGGGGAGCTCCACCTGGCCGGAGAGAGGCTGGAGCAGACTGTGGCCGAGGTCAGGGGGAGAGCGCTGTGA